TTAACATAATAGTAAACATTGCTGATATATCTGACATTATATTAATACTCCAACCAAAAAAGATTAAAGTTTTTGACTAATTAAATGAGCAAAATCTAATTCACGTCAATTTGCATGACACAACTTTTTCCTTCTCATTCagtaaatattttacattttactTGGGACATTATGACTCGTGAGGAtgtcatgtattattttcaaatgcaATAATaatgtatcacaaaatatgtgtgaacAAGAAATGAAGTGTCTTTGCAAGTTAGTTTTCATTAAATCATAAGCTTCATATCTAGTATTTTGGATGCTCATTAATTCTTCAATGTTTTGATTTACCAATATTTTTTGTGGTCCATCATTCTATGCTAGGTAAGCGCTTATCAATATATCTAAAGCTTTAGTTGTTACTCAAGAtgtaactttattttcttatatttacgGTAGCGTATAGTGTACCTATTTGGGTGTTAATGGGTCAGGCTGATAGGCTCATGAGTCCGATGAGCTGCGTATCTATCTACTGGTGTTGTCCTGTATCCCTTAAAGATCGGTCTTTTCATTTTCCTACCGCTGTCCATGTCCCCAACATAAATAGTATTATATGTTAAGATTTGATATCGTTATTTTACGGCATACCTAGCCAACCAATTCAAGTGGTGCAACATAACAGCTTGACGCACGATAATTTTCTAGGAGGTCACTCATCCCAATACTACTCATACTTATACATACTTAACCCAATATTATATCTTGGACTTTAATATTTCGTATCCTTTACAATGGAAGAAATATGCTACAAGTTTCTAACATATTCTCCTTCATCCTCTGCCAAATCGTCAATTTTAAGCTGTCACAAaactttttgtttaaaaaaaaaaaagaaaaaaaccttcacattttattatttcaaatggTGCTATATATTCCATGCATAAATGTTGGACGCCAAATACAACATAAgataattagattttttttccatttgttGGATGCTTATGTTCTTTCTTGTTTGAAGAAAGAGGGGTTGtagttttaaaatgaaatagTTAATTCATCCATCTATAGTTAAGTTAGACTCCTATAGGGGTCCTATGGATGAATGAGATTgaatgtgataaaaaaaaaaaaaaaaaatttatgtcattattaaaataattgtgttttttatgtataataaaaattgataaataaaatatttgagttaaatatgataataaaatatatcattttaaataaaaaattgtcgaTCCAAATGTAACATTAATGTATTTCTTTggttgatgatgatgatgatttaaAAATACTACTAAAATAATAAGTGGGAAATAGCCCTCATCCGAAGGAAACCTCAAAGTCAACATCAATAATTTGAATGTGGTACAAGTGGATGGTTTTCACATCCTCCCATATCTGGTATAAATACGTGCCAAGACACAAGTGGGAGTCAAATATGAGTAATcctcataatttaaaaaaaaaattcaaattttatttataatttttaataaaatctatatttttggcttaaattttcaaacttTTTAACAAGTCCCATGTTTTTGGCTCCGTTTGGGATCTGTAGCGCTCGATCacacacaatacatatatacacacacacacatgcgcACGTTGCATGAATGTCACAACCATTCGGGGCTATGAATTTTGATGAACTTCACAAAACCAACGTACTTCATAGCAAAAAGTGGTAACAAAATGAAACAAGAAAATATCCAGATGTAGTTCTAGAGTAAATGATAATAGCTGATGCCATATGAAGAATTCTTGAAACTTTATTAAAGAGTAATGATAGTATCGAAACAAAAAGTTCAGAGCAATGTAGGTTTACACAGCACATCTGACTCCAAATTAACATGAGACTCTCAAATAAAAGGAAGGAAGGCAGGCTGGCTTCACAGATATTTTCTAGCAAGAGCTCGAACTTTCGTGTCAAAATGCGATGAAGTGATGCGACTCCCAGCAAGATAAAGGGGGTTGAGAATGGTCTGAAAATATCAACACAGAAATCAGCAACTTCTTCATGCGAACAAATATATCAGCACAGAAAATAGCAGCAATTATACGCCTTAACTTTACTctgatttttttcttgatttttgtaGTATAGAACAATGAGCAGAGTCACTTGCAGTACTGGGAAAAAATTAGCTACTTTTAGTTTTTAGTGAAGAATTTTCTGAGCTACTAGTGGCTTTGGATGAAATTTGAGCGAGCTACCATAAAACTTCAATAGGAATATAAACGAGACTGCAGATAACTGAGTGCATAATAAAACTTGCCTTTATGTATAACTCGTGAACCTCTTGGAAGAAGCTCTTAATCCCATCATCATTACGAGAATCATGAAGCAGCATCAGACGAGTATGTACGAACATAATTGGTTAAGGAAAAAGATAAAGTGAATCAATGACACTTATCTAATGCATGACCAATATAAAGGCCTTGTATATTAAATTCAAGCATGTGTTGTCTGTCCCAACTTACAGGGCTtgttaaaatataaaacaaattgaTCGTGTAAGATCTCATTAGCTCAAAATGAGAAAGGTTGTAGcttgaaaattttaagcatCAAAACTGACGTTTTATTCATATTCGAGAGCCAGATCCGCAGTGCTCACCCCAGAATTTATACAATAATACAAGTATCTAATCATCCaagatttttcaaaaaagatGCAAAGGATTGTATCAATGAAAACAAATCAAAGGATATGACCTGCAGTTACGTATACAGACACGACCAAATCATCAAATCTGTCAATTGCTTTCAGAAACCTACTTCACAAAAC
This sequence is a window from Primulina huaijiensis isolate GDHJ02 chromosome 13, ASM1229523v2, whole genome shotgun sequence. Protein-coding genes within it:
- the LOC140991044 gene encoding transport protein particle 20 kDa subunit-like isoform X2 — its product is MASTACFMIVSKNDIPIYEAEVGTVPKKEDAAHQHQFILHAALDIVQDVAWTTSAMFLKAIDRFDDLVVSVYVTAGHTRLMLLHDSRNDDGIKSFFQEVHELYIKTILNPLYLAGSRITSSHFDTKVRALARKYL
- the LOC140991044 gene encoding transport protein particle 20 kDa subunit-like isoform X1, which translates into the protein MASTACFMIVSKNDIPIYEAEVGTVPKKEDAAHQHQFILHAALDIVQDVAWTTSAIRFLKAIDRFDDLVVSVYVTAGHTRLMLLHDSRNDDGIKSFFQEVHELYIKTILNPLYLAGSRITSSHFDTKVRALARKYL